The Oxyura jamaicensis isolate SHBP4307 breed ruddy duck chromosome 24, BPBGC_Ojam_1.0, whole genome shotgun sequence genome contains a region encoding:
- the APOA1 gene encoding apolipoprotein A-I translates to MRVVVVTLALLFLTGTQARYFWQHDEPQAPLDRIKDLVEVYLETVKASGKDAIAQFEASAVGKHLALKLADNLDTLGAAAAKLREDMAPYYKEVREMWLKDTESLRAELTKDLEEVKEKIRPFLDQFSTKWTEELEQYRQRLAPVAQELKELTKQKVELMQQKLTPVAEEARDRLRGHVEELRKNLAPYSDELRQKLSQKLEEIREKGIPQAAEYQAKVVEQLSNLREKMTPLVQDFKERLTPYAESLKTRFISLLDELQKTVA, encoded by the exons ATGAGAGTCGTGGTGGTGACCCTCGCCCTGCTCTTCCTGACGG GCACCCAGGCCCGCTACTTCTGGCAGCACGATGAGCCCCAGGCTCCCCTGGACCGCATCAAGGACCTGGTGGAAGTCTACCTGGAGACCGTGAAGGCCAGCGGCAAGGATGCCATCGCCCAGTTCGAGGCCTCTGCCGTGGGCAAACACCTCGC cctgaAGCTGGCCGACAACCTGGACACGctgggcgccgccgccgccaagCTGCGGGAGGACATGGCCCCCTACTACAAGGAGGTGCGGGAGATGTGGCTGAAGGACACCGAGAGCCTGCGCGCGGAGCTGACCAAGGACCTggaggaggtgaaggagaagATCCGGCCCTTCCTGGACCAGTTCTCCACCAAGTGGacggaggagctggagcagtaCCGCCAGCGCCTGGCACCCGTGGCccaggagctgaaggagctCACCAAGCAGAAGGTGGAGCTGATGCAGCAGAAGCTGACCCCGGTGGCTGAGGAGGCGCGGGACCGCCTGCGCGGGCACGTGGAGGAGCTGCGCAAGAACCTGGCGCCCTACAGCGACGAGCTGCGGCAGAAGCTGAGCCAGAAGCTGGAGGAGATCCGGGAGAAGGGCATCCCCCAGGCCGCCGAGTACCAGGCCAAGGTGGTGGAGCAGCTCAGCAACTTGCGCGAGAAGATGACCCCCCTGGTGCAGGACTTCAAGGAGCGCCTCACCCCCTACGCCGAGAGCCTCAAGACCCGCTTCATCTCCCTCCTGGACGAACTCCAGAAGACCGTGGCCTGA
- the APOC3 gene encoding apolipoprotein C-III, which yields MKVSILLLLVCVAVLAVGARADTPDDTDTVVRKVQEYVKQATDVVKSVFTTVQESEAAQQARKWLSDNADVVKQQLARLKEQLSELWKLTPGA from the exons ATGAAGGTCTCgatcctgctcctgctggtcTGCGTGGCCGTCCTGGCGGTGGGAGCAC GGGCCGACACGCCCGATGACACGGACACGGTGGTGAGGAAAGTGCAGGAGTACGTCAAGCAGGCCACCGACGTGGTCAAGTCGGTCTTCACCACGGTGCAGGAGTCAGAGGCAGCTCAGCAAGCCAG GAAATGGCTGTCGGACAATGCCGACGtggtgaagcagcagctggccCGGCTGAAGGAGCAGCTCTCGGAGCTCTGGAAGCTGACGCCGGGCGCGTAG
- the APOA4 gene encoding apolipoprotein A-IV: MSPKAAALLLALLAIAGTQADVSADQVATVLWKYFSELGSNAKETVDQLQQAEITKQINTLLQGNLRSMNSYTEELQRRLVPFATELQARLAQDSQRLKEQIRRELAELQAKLAPYADEVHQQIGTNIRELQAKLSPYAEELRSQVDRGTRELRRALEPYATELRERLRDNAGGIQASLSPYAERLQQQIDSSVESLRGQLTPLADDLKGQVAQSVEGLRKGLSPYAQEVQDGLNRQLESLSLQMERAAEELRARLAANLEELRSQLSPLALELRQALKSDAEGLQERLAPLAQQLEERVGQTVEAFQRQAAPVGEAFGQQLVQRLEEMRQKLESGTAGVEDHLDLLEKEVREKVATFLSTTEQAES; encoded by the exons ATGTCTCCGAAGGCGGCCGCCCTCCTCTTGGCGCTCCTCGCCATCGCAG GGACACAGGCCGATGTCAGCGCGGACCAGGTGGCCACCGTGCTCTGGAAGTACTTCAGTGAGCTGGGCAGCAATGCCAAGGAGACCGTGGACCAGCTGCAGCAAGCCGAGATCACCAAGCAGATCAA caccctgctgcagggcaaCCTGAGGAGCATGAACTCATACACCGAGGAGCTGCAGCGGCGCCTGGTGCCCTTTGCCACGGAGCTGCAGGCGCGGCTGGCGCAGGACTCGCAGCGGCTGAAGGAGCAGATCCGCAGGGAGCTGGCCGAGCTGCAGGCCAAGCTGGCGCCCTACGCCGACGAGGTGCACCAGCAGATCGGCACCAACATCCGCGAGCTGCAGGCCAAGCTGAGCCCCTACGCCGAGGAGCTGCGCTCCCAGGTGGACCGGGGCACCAGGGAGCTGCGGCGGGCGCTGGAGCCCTACGCCACCGAGCTGCGGGAGCGGCTGCGGGACAACGCGGGCGGCATCCAGGCCTCCCTCAGCCCCTACGCCGagcggctgcagcagcagatcgACAGCAGCGTGGAGAGCCTGCGGGGGCAGCTGACGCCGCTGGCCGACGACCTGAAGGGGCAGGTGGCGCAGAGCGTGGAGGGGCTGCGCAAGGGGCTGAGCCCCTACGCCCAGGAGGTGCAGGACGGCCTCAACCGGCAGCTGGAGAGCCTCTCGCTGCAGATGGAGCGGGCGGCCGAGGAGCTGCGCGCCCGCCTGGCTGCCAACCTGGAGGAGCTGCgctcccagctcagcccccTGGCGCTGGAGCTGCGGCAGGCCCTGAAGAGCGACGccgaggggctgcaggagcggctggCCCCGCTggcccagcagctggaggagcgcGTGGGGCAGACCGTGGAGGCTTTCCAGAGGCAGGCGGCCCCCGTCGGCGAGGCCTTCGggcagcagctggtgcagcGGCTGGAGGAGATGCGGCAGAAGCTGGAGTCGGGCACCGCGGGCGTGGAGGACCACCTGgacctgctggagaaggaggTGCGGGAGAAGGTGGCCACCTTCCTCAGCACCACAGAGCAGGCGGAGAGCTGA
- the ZPR1 gene encoding LOW QUALITY PROTEIN: zinc finger protein ZPR1 (The sequence of the model RefSeq protein was modified relative to this genomic sequence to represent the inferred CDS: deleted 1 base in 1 codon): MSALGAVEAGAGPGGAAAALFRPVGAEDGEQRPAEIESLCMKCHRNGVTRLLLTRVPFFRELIVSSFSCGACGWADAEIQAAGSIQERGVRYALAVASRQDMNREVVKTECATTRIPELDFEIPAFSQKGVLTTIEGIIDRAVVGLEQDQPVRWATDKEVARKIDEFIGKLKQLKEVHSPFTFIIDDPSGNSFVENPYAPRKDEALVVTHYKRTPQQAAMLGIEGEELDEKPADSAEDLRNEVLQFNTNCPECNAPANTNMKLVQIPHFKEVIIMATNCDSCGHRTNEVKSGGAIEPQGTRITLRITDPSDMTRDILKSETCRVEIPELEFELGMGALGGKFTTLEGLLKDIKDLVERNPFTLGDSSTPSKKEKLQEFVGRLQEIIEGKTKAHFVMDDPAGNSYLQNVYAPEEDPELKVERYERTFEQNEELGLNDMRTEGYEAAADR; encoded by the exons ATGTCGGCGCTGGGCGCGGTggaggccggggccgggccggggggg gccgcggccgccCTGTTCCGCCCCGTGGGCGCCGAGGACGGCGAGCAGCGGCCGGCGGAGATCGAGTCGCTGTGCATGAAGTGCCACCGCAAC GGCGTGACGCGGCTGCTGCTGACCCGGGTGCCGTTCTTCAGGGAGCTCATCGTCAGCTCCTTCTCCTGCGGGGCCTGCGGCTGGGCCGACGCCGAGATCCAGGCGGCCGGCAGCATCCAGGAGCGCGGCGTGCGCTACGCCCTGGCCGTGGCCTCCCGGCAG GACATGAACAGGGAGGTGGTGAAGACTGAGTGCGCCACGACCCGGATTCCAGAGCTGGACTTCGAGATCCCTGCCTTCTCCCAGAAGGGAG TTCTTACCACCATTGAAGGCATCATTGACAGAGCTGTTGTGGGCCTGGAGCAGGACCAGCCTGTCCGCTGG GCAACAGACAAAGAGGTGGCACGTAAAATAGATGAGTTCATCGGTAAATTAAAGCAGCTAAAAGAAGTACATTCCCCTTTCACATTT ATCATAGACGATCCTTCAGGGAACAGCTTTGTGGAGAACCCCTATGCACCACGGAAAGATGAAGCTCTTGTGGTCACTCATTACAAGAGGActccccagcaggctgccaTGCTGGGGATTGAG GGAGAGGAGTTGGATGAGAAGCCGGCTGATTCTGCAGAAGATCTGAGGAACGAG GTACTGCAGTTCAACACCAACTGCCCCGAGTGCAATGCTCCAGCTAACACTAACATGAAGCTAGTGC AAATCCCCCACTTCAAGGAAGTGATCATCATGGCCACAAACTGTGACTCCTGTGGGCACAGGACAAATGAG GTGAAGTCTGGAGGAGCGATAGAACCCCAAGGCACCAGGATTACCCTTCGGATTACAGATCCTTCAGACATGACAAGAGACATCCTAAAG TCGGAGACGTGCAGAGTGGAGATTCCAGAGCTGGAGTTTGAGCTGGGaatgggagcactgggagggaaATTCACCACATTGGAAGGGCTGCTGAAGGACATCAAAGACCTG GTTGAGAGAAACCCCTTCACTCTCGGGGACAGCTCTACTccaagcaaaaaagaaaagctgcaagaatTTGttggcaggctgcaggag ATAATAGAAGGAAAGACAAAGGCTCACTTTGTTATGGATGATCCAGCAGGCAACAGCTACCTTCAG AACGTGTACGCCCCGGAGGAGGACCCGGAGCTGAAGGTGGAGCGCTACGAGCGCACGTTTGAGCAGAACGAGGAGCTGGGCCTCAACGACATGAGGACCGAGGGCTACGAGGCGGCGGCGGACCGATAG